The following coding sequences lie in one Chanos chanos chromosome 4, fChaCha1.1, whole genome shotgun sequence genomic window:
- the nrl gene encoding neural retina-specific leucine zipper protein, with product MSSPSLPLPSLPQCPLAMEYLNDFDLLKFEVKPDTPPPPSCPYPKPNLHQGPSSPHYTGRPPQDSSLSSSPYTSLPPSPTLSDAHPPPSASSSSSSISFPLSISNGYVSGLSSTYQGNPEGSPAPGGPTQCPNPASLEDLIWLAALQQQFGGEAGGAASLLGALGGGPERGDRERAVPGGFLGCEDAVEALLNSAAAAVSSQFPMLSQSSSSSNLGDSGSDSGGDVSCGKASDMCHRSLLFVSSAPPSLPNANPPTAPYPQPPSPQGRLQHHQQHHHPHHPMHGHHHHHPHHHLQVSQGGVDERFSDEQLVSLSVRELNRHLRGVSKDEVVRLKQKRRTLKNRGYAQSCRYKRLQHRHALESEKHVLTQQLEQLQCELSRVLRERDAYKARYEKLIGTNEAPPTHSTNPPSPPPDYFL from the exons AtgtcatctccctccctcccccttccaTCGCTCCCTCAGTGTCCTCTGGCCATGGAGTACCTGAATGACTTTGACCTGCTTAAGTTTGAAGTGAAACCAGATACTCCTCCTCCACCATCCTGTCCGTACCCAAAGCCTAACCTCCATCAGGGTCCATCTAGTCCCCATTACACTGGCCGTCCTCCACAAGACTCCAGCCTGAGCTCCAGTCCTTACACCTCCCTTCCTCCATCTCCAACACTCAGTGATGCTCATCCTCCTCCAtccgcctcctcctcttcctcctccatctccttccctctctctatttctaaCGGTTACGTTTCTGGACTGAGCTCCACCTATCAAGGGAACCCAGAGGGTAGCCCCGCTCCTGGTGGGCCTACCCAGTGCCCAAACCCTGCTTCATTAGAGGACCTGATCTGGCTGGCAGCACTGCAGCAGCAGTTTGGGGGGGAGGCAGGAGGTGCAGCTTCGCTCCTTGGTGCATTGGGAGGAGGACCAGAgagaggtgacagagagagagctgtaccTGGTGGGTTCCTTGGATGTGAGGATGCAGTAGAGGCACTGCTAAACTCGGCTGCAGCAGCTGTCAGCTCACAG TTTCCCATGTTGTCACAGAGCTCCAGCAGCAGTAACCTTGGTGACTCAGGCAGTGACAGTGGAGGTGATGTTTCCTGTGGCAAAGCTTCAGACATGTGCCAtcgctctctcctctttgtctcgtctgctcctccatctctccccaaCGCCAACCCACCCACTGCCCCCTATCCACAGCCTCCCAGCCCCCAGGGCCGCCttcaacaccaccaacaacatcATCACCCACACCATCCTATGCatggtcatcatcatcatcatcctcatcatcatctccaAGTCAGCCAG GGTGGGGTTGATGAACGTTTCTCTGACGAGCAGTTGGTCAGCCTGTCTGTGCGGGAACTGAACAGACACCTGCGAGGTGTGAGTAAGGACGAGGTGGTACGTCTAAAGCAGAAACGCCGGACGCTAAAGAACCGTGGTTACGCACAGTCCTGCCGCTACAAACGCCTGCAGCACAGGCATGCGCTTGAGTCCGAGAAACACGTCCTCACACAGCAG CTGGAGCAACTCCAGTGTGAGCTGTCTCGagtgctgagggagagagatgcataCAAAGCTCGCTATGAGAAGCTCATTGGCACAAATGAGGCCCCGCCCACTCACAGCACCAACCCGCCTTCCCCTCCTCCGGACTACTTTCTCTAA